In Synechococcus sp. CC9616, the following are encoded in one genomic region:
- a CDS encoding tetratricopeptide repeat protein: MLRVTTAFAAALSLFLPVGRSLLVGLTPGGGIGAALLSIKAAYAQSATDLLDSGLDKAESGNLKGAIADWTKAIEMYPRYGIAYYNRGVARYALGDFRGAIADYTKAIEYDPNYASAYNNRGNSKDRLKDHQGAISDYTKAIEIKPKYSRAYFNRGNSKDELKDYQGAIFDYTKAIKFSPEYYKAYTNRGITLEKAGNLKDACKDWKKAVNLGDTKPIEWVRNQC, translated from the coding sequence ATGCTTCGCGTCACAACTGCCTTTGCGGCTGCCTTATCCCTGTTCTTGCCAGTAGGACGCTCGCTGCTTGTAGGGCTGACTCCTGGCGGTGGAATTGGCGCAGCGCTGCTGTCGATAAAGGCAGCCTACGCACAGAGTGCTACCGATCTGTTGGATTCAGGGCTTGATAAAGCAGAAAGTGGAAATCTAAAAGGGGCTATTGCTGATTGGACTAAGGCAATCGAGATGTATCCTCGATATGGAATTGCTTATTACAATCGTGGGGTTGCAAGATATGCATTAGGCGATTTTAGGGGCGCCATTGCTGATTACACAAAAGCAATCGAGTACGATCCTAATTATGCTTCGGCCTATAACAATCGTGGCAATTCCAAGGATAGATTAAAGGATCATCAGGGGGCCATTTCTGATTACACAAAGGCGATTGAGATCAAGCCTAAGTATTCAAGAGCGTATTTCAATCGTGGCAACTCCAAGGATGAATTAAAAGATTATCAAGGAGCGATTTTTGATTATACAAAGGCGATTAAATTCAGTCCCGAATATTATAAGGCTTATACCAACCGCGGCATTACTTTAGAAAAAGCAGGTAATCTGAAAGACGCCTGTAAGGACTGGAAAAAGGCAGTAAATCTAGGGGATACCAAGCCGATTGAATGGGTAAGAAATCAGTGCTGA